DNA from Stutzerimonas decontaminans:
AGGCGCAGACGGCGACGAATACTGGCTGGGCCTGCCGAACTTCTATGTCATCACCCGCTATAACCGCAGCGTAATGTACGCCATGGCCGTGCATCAGCTGTCGCAGCTGCTGGCCGAAGCGCGAGGCGAACAATGAGTGCTTTCTGGACAAGATTGATAGCGTTGGGCGTGACAGGCGCATTGCTGGCGAGTTGCTCGTCGACGCCGGCACCCAGCAGCACGCCGAGCAAGTCGGCCGGCAGCAGTGGTCCTGGCGACTATGCCCGACCGCATAAGGATGGCGCGCCCTGGTGGGACGTGGACGTCTCGCAGATCCAGGACGCGGTGCCAATGCCGCATTACGGGCCGTACAAGGCCAACCCCTATACCGTGCTGGGAAAAACCTACTTCCCCATCAGTGACGGGCGCCGTTATTCCGCTACCGGGACGGCGTCCTGGTACGGCACCAAGTTCCATGGTCAGCCCACCGCCAATGGCGAAAAATACGACCTCTACGGTATGAGTGCTGCGCACAAGACCCTGCCGCTGCCCACCTACGTCAAGGTCACCAATCTGGATAACGGGCGCACTGTGACCCTGCGCGTCAATGATCGCGGCCCGTTCTACTCTGATCGGATCATTGATTTGTCCTTCGCTGCGGCGAAGAAGCTCGGCTTTGCCGAAAGCGGCACGGCGCGGGTCAAGGTCGAAGGGATCGATCCGGAGCAGTGGTGGGCGCAGCAGGGGCGGCCGGTTCCGAGCATGATGGCGCAGCCGCAAATGGCCGCCGCCAAACCCGCCAGCAGCATTGCCCAGCCGATCGAGCAGTACACACCACCGCCTCAGCAGCACGCTGCGGTCACGGTGCCGCTTGAAATCGACGCAAAAAAAAACGCTTCGCCCGCAGCCTCTGGCCTGT
Protein-coding regions in this window:
- a CDS encoding septal ring lytic transglycosylase RlpA family protein, whose translation is MSAFWTRLIALGVTGALLASCSSTPAPSSTPSKSAGSSGPGDYARPHKDGAPWWDVDVSQIQDAVPMPHYGPYKANPYTVLGKTYFPISDGRRYSATGTASWYGTKFHGQPTANGEKYDLYGMSAAHKTLPLPTYVKVTNLDNGRTVTLRVNDRGPFYSDRIIDLSFAAAKKLGFAESGTARVKVEGIDPEQWWAQQGRPVPSMMAQPQMAAAKPASSIAQPIEQYTPPPQQHAAVTVPLEIDAKKNASPAASGLFLQVGAFANPDAAQLLKDKLSDVVSAPVFISSVVHNQQTLHRVRLGPIDTPDEAMQLEQSVRLANLGQPRRVAAD